One window from the genome of Candidatus Paceibacterota bacterium encodes:
- a CDS encoding phosphoheptose isomerase gives MQDRTDVLVSPDKNKSPRLKDGFSNIIIDIDGVVCEDIPNEQPERMPSAGEIEGSKEKINEWFNEGHIVTFFTSRTEEHRRVTEKWLKAHGFKFHKVIFGKPRGGNYHYIDDRDIKATKFTGKLNFEIT, from the coding sequence ATGCAGGATCGTACGGATGTGCTTGTAAGTCCCGACAAAAACAAAAGTCCGCGGCTTAAAGACGGTTTTAGTAATATTATAATAGACATTGACGGAGTCGTCTGCGAAGATATTCCGAATGAACAGCCCGAAAGGATGCCGTCGGCGGGGGAAATCGAGGGATCGAAAGAGAAGATCAATGAATGGTTCAATGAGGGTCATATAGTTACGTTTTTCACTTCCAGGACCGAAGAGCACAGGCGGGTAACCGAAAAATGGCTCAAGGCGCATGGGTTCAAATTCCATAAAGTCATCTTCGGAAAGCCCAGGGGAGGGAACTATCACTATATAGACGACAGAGATATCAAGGCGACCAAATTTACCGGCAAACTGAATTTTGAAATAACTTGA